In one Drosophila albomicans strain 15112-1751.03 chromosome X, ASM965048v2, whole genome shotgun sequence genomic region, the following are encoded:
- the LOC117565347 gene encoding carboxypeptidase D isoform X4, producing MILRNTIVGQLLLLMLLYTTEYLCNAKTVSTEPLSMALPEPRAYLPDAQNLDFVYHDHEELTRFLRATSARYPNLTALYSIGKSIQGRDLWVMVVSSSPYEHMVGKPDVKYVGNIHGNEPVGREMLLHLIQYFVSSYNTDQYVKWLLDNTRIHILPTMNPDGYAVSKEGTCDGGQGRYNARGFDLNRNFPDYFKQNNKRGQPETDAVKDWISKIQFVLSGSLHGGALVASYPYDNTPNSMFQTYSAAPSLTPDDDVFKHLSLVYARNHAKMSRGVACKSATPAFENGITNGAAWYPLTGGMQDYNYVWYGCMEITLEISCCKFPPAYELKKYWEDNQLSLIKFLAEAHRGVQGFVFDPAGMPIERASIKIKGRDVGFQTTKYGEFWRILLPGYYKAEVFAEGYAPREVEFVIVEQHPTLLNVTLQASKRVEGVGAGGPSFYRPMQAPQHYRPGVPPYATAASNDNGILSTISNGLNSLYSNIFG from the exons ATGATACTGCGAAACACAATTGTtggccagctgctgttgctgatgttgctctACACAACGGAGTATCTGTGCAATGCCAAGACCGTATCCACGGAGCCACTTTCAATGGCATTGCCCGAACCACGAGCTTATCTACCCGATGCCCAAAATCTGGATTTCGTTTATCACGATCACGAGGAGCTCACTCGATTCTTGAG GGCCACAAGTGCTCGATATCCCAATCTAACAGCACTTTATTCGATTGGCAAATCGATACAAGGCCGTGATCTCTGGGTAATGGTCGTGAGTTCATCGCCGTATGAGCATATGGTTGGCAAACCCGATGTCAAATATGTGGGCAACATTCATGGCAACGAGCCGGTGGGTCGCGAGATGCTATTGCATCTCATTCAGTACTTTGTCAGCAGCTACAACACGGATCAGTATGTGAAATGGCTGTTGGAcaacacacgcatacacatcCTGCCTACCATGAATCCCGATGGCTATGCCGTATCGAAGGAAGGCACCTGTGACGGTGGTCAGGGGCG TTACAACGCGCGTGGATTTGATTTGAATCGCAATTTCCCGGATTACTTTAAGCAGAACAATAAACGCGGACAGCCGGAAACGGATGCGGTCAAGGATTGGATCTCCAAAATACAGTTTGTTCTGAGCGGCAGTCTGCATGGTGGCGCCTTAGTTGCCAGTTATCCGTACGACAACACGCCCAACTCCA TGTTTCAAACCTATTCGGCAGCGCCGTCGCTGACACCCGACGACGATGTTTTCAAGCATTTATCCCTGGTCTATGCCCGCAATCACGCCAAGATGTCCCGTGGCGTTGCCTGCAAGTCGGCCACGCCAGCTTTTGAAAATGGCATTACGAATGGCGCTGCCTGGTATCCATTGACGGGTGGCATGCAGGATTACAATTATGTGTGGTACGGCTGCATGGAGATTACGTTGGAGATCTCGTGCTGCAAATTTCCACCAGCCTATGAGCTCAAAAAATACTGGGAAGACAATCAACTG TCTCTAATTAAATTCCTAGCAGAGGCGCATCGTGGCGTCCAAGGCTTTGTATTCGATCCGGCGGGCATGCCCATTGAGAGAGCTTCCATCAAGATTAAAGGACGTGATGTGGGCTTCCAGACGACCAAATACGGCGAGTTCTGGCGCATACTGCTACCGGGCTACTATAAGGCTGAG GTCTTTGCCGAGGGCTATGCGCCACGCGAGGTCGAGTTTGTCATTGTGGAACAGCATCCCACGCTGCTCAATGTCACATTACAAGCATCCAAG CGCGTTGAGGGAGTTGGCGCCGGAGGTCCATCGTTTTATCGACCCATGCAGGCACCACAGCATTATAGACCAGGTGTCCCGCCCTATGCAACAGCCGCCTCCAATGACAACGGCATCTTGTCCACTATCAGCAATGGACTAAACAGTTTGTACTCGAATATATTCGGTTGA
- the LOC117565347 gene encoding carboxypeptidase D isoform X3, which translates to MILRNTIVGQLLLLMLLYTTEYLCNAKTVSTEPLSMALPEPRAYLPDAQNLDFVYHDHEELTRFLRATSARYPNLTALYSIGKSIQGRDLWVMVVSSSPYEHMVGKPDVKYVGNIHGNEPVGREMLLHLIQYFVSSYNTDQYVKWLLDNTRIHILPTMNPDGYAVSKEGTCDGGQGRYNARGFDLNRNFPDYFKQNNKRGQPETDAVKDWISKIQFVLSGSLHGGALVASYPYDNTPNSSPLGAVFQTYSAAPSLTPDDDVFKHLSLVYARNHAKMSRGVACKSATPAFENGITNGAAWYPLTGGMQDYNYVWYGCMEITLEISCCKFPPAYELKKYWEDNQLSLIKFLAEAHRGVQGFVFDPAGMPIERASIKIKGRDVGFQTTKYGEFWRILLPGYYKAEVFAEGYAPREVEFVIVEQHPTLLNVTLQASKRVEGVGAGGPSFYRPMQAPQHYRPGVPPYATAASNDNGILSTISNGLNSLYSNIFG; encoded by the exons ATGATACTGCGAAACACAATTGTtggccagctgctgttgctgatgttgctctACACAACGGAGTATCTGTGCAATGCCAAGACCGTATCCACGGAGCCACTTTCAATGGCATTGCCCGAACCACGAGCTTATCTACCCGATGCCCAAAATCTGGATTTCGTTTATCACGATCACGAGGAGCTCACTCGATTCTTGAG GGCCACAAGTGCTCGATATCCCAATCTAACAGCACTTTATTCGATTGGCAAATCGATACAAGGCCGTGATCTCTGGGTAATGGTCGTGAGTTCATCGCCGTATGAGCATATGGTTGGCAAACCCGATGTCAAATATGTGGGCAACATTCATGGCAACGAGCCGGTGGGTCGCGAGATGCTATTGCATCTCATTCAGTACTTTGTCAGCAGCTACAACACGGATCAGTATGTGAAATGGCTGTTGGAcaacacacgcatacacatcCTGCCTACCATGAATCCCGATGGCTATGCCGTATCGAAGGAAGGCACCTGTGACGGTGGTCAGGGGCG TTACAACGCGCGTGGATTTGATTTGAATCGCAATTTCCCGGATTACTTTAAGCAGAACAATAAACGCGGACAGCCGGAAACGGATGCGGTCAAGGATTGGATCTCCAAAATACAGTTTGTTCTGAGCGGCAGTCTGCATGGTGGCGCCTTAGTTGCCAGTTATCCGTACGACAACACGCCCAACTCCAGT CCCCTGGGCGCAGTGTTTCAAACCTATTCGGCAGCGCCGTCGCTGACACCCGACGACGATGTTTTCAAGCATTTATCCCTGGTCTATGCCCGCAATCACGCCAAGATGTCCCGTGGCGTTGCCTGCAAGTCGGCCACGCCAGCTTTTGAAAATGGCATTACGAATGGCGCTGCCTGGTATCCATTGACGGGTGGCATGCAGGATTACAATTATGTGTGGTACGGCTGCATGGAGATTACGTTGGAGATCTCGTGCTGCAAATTTCCACCAGCCTATGAGCTCAAAAAATACTGGGAAGACAATCAACTG TCTCTAATTAAATTCCTAGCAGAGGCGCATCGTGGCGTCCAAGGCTTTGTATTCGATCCGGCGGGCATGCCCATTGAGAGAGCTTCCATCAAGATTAAAGGACGTGATGTGGGCTTCCAGACGACCAAATACGGCGAGTTCTGGCGCATACTGCTACCGGGCTACTATAAGGCTGAG GTCTTTGCCGAGGGCTATGCGCCACGCGAGGTCGAGTTTGTCATTGTGGAACAGCATCCCACGCTGCTCAATGTCACATTACAAGCATCCAAG CGCGTTGAGGGAGTTGGCGCCGGAGGTCCATCGTTTTATCGACCCATGCAGGCACCACAGCATTATAGACCAGGTGTCCCGCCCTATGCAACAGCCGCCTCCAATGACAACGGCATCTTGTCCACTATCAGCAATGGACTAAACAGTTTGTACTCGAATATATTCGGTTGA
- the LOC117565339 gene encoding T-complex protein 1 subunit beta, with product MEMSLNPVRVLKHEAQEEKAEMARLSSFIGAIAIGDLVKSTLGPKGMDKILVATGRNAGQVEVTNDGATILRAVGVDNPAAKILVDMSRVQDEEVGDGTTSVTVLASELLREAEKLVEQKLHPQIIVTGWRLATQVALDALTQAAQDNSTNSEKFKNDLLNIARTTLSSKILHQHKDFFANLAVDAVLRLKGSGELKSIQIIKKSGGTLGDSFLDEGFLLDKKPGVHQPQRIENAKILIANTPMDTDKIKVFGSRIKVDSLAKIADLEMAEKEKMKEKVDKILSHNCNVFINRQLIYNYPEQLFADAQVMSIEHADFDGIERLAYCTGGEIVSTFENPALVKLGECKLIEQVMIGEDTLLRFSGVKLGEACTIVIRGATQQILDEADRSLHDALCVLAATVKESRIIYGGGCSEALMANAVFKKAAETPGKEAIAIEAFARALLSLPTAIADNAGFDSAQLVSELRAGHAQGKHQLGFDMEKGKVADVRELGITESFAVKRQVLMSASEAAEMILRVDDIIKCAPRRRVPDRGYC from the exons ATG GAGATGTCACTAAATCCCGTGCGCGTTCTCAAGCATGAGGCGCAAGAGGAGAAAGCCGAAATGGCGCGTTTGTCATCATTCATTGGGGCAATTGCCATCGGTGATCTGGTGAAGAGCACACTGGGACCCAAGGGTATGGACAAAATCTTGGTTGCCACCGGTCGCAATGCTGGCCAGGTGGAGGTCACCAATGATGGTGCAACCATATTGCGTGCCGTTGGTGTTGATAATCCAGCTGCAAAGATTCTGGTCGATATGTCGCGTGTCCAAGATGAGGAGGTTGGCGATGGCACCACATCCGTGACGGTCTTGGCATCTGAATTGTTGCGTGAAGCCGAAAAGCTGGTGGAACAAAAACTGCATCCACAGATCATTGTCACCGGCTGGCGTTTGGCCACCCAAGTGGCCCTCGATGCCCTGACACAGGCGGCTCAGGACAACTCGACGAACAGTGAGAAGTTCAAGAACGACTTGCTGAACATTGCACGCACCACATTGTCATCGAAGATTCTGCACCAGCACAAGGATTTCTTCGCCAATCTGGCTGTGGATGCTGTGTTGCGTCTGAAGGGTTCCGGCGAACTCAAGTCCATACAGATTATCAAAAAGTCCGGCGGCACATTGGGTGATTCGTTCCTCGACGAAGGCTTTCTGCTGGACAAGAAGCCAGGTGTCCATCAGCCACAGCGC atTGAAAATGCAAAGATCCTTATTGCCAACACACCCATGGACACGGACAAAATCAAAGTATTTGGCAGCCGCATCAAGGTCGATTCTTTGGCCAAGATTGCCGATCTGGAGATGGCTGAAAAGGAAAAGATGAAGGAGAAGGTCGACAAGATCTTGTCGCACAATTGCAATGTCTTCATCAATCGCCAGCTTATCTACAATTACCCAGAGCAGTTGTTCGCCGATGCCCAGGTGATGTCCATTGAGCATGCTGATTTCGATGGTATCGAACGTTTGGCCTATTGCACTGGTGGCGAAATTGTCTCCACTTTCGAGAATCCCGCTCTGGTCAAGCTGGGCGAATGCAAGCTCATCGAACAGGTGATGATTGGCGAGGATACGCTGTTGCGTTTCAGCGGTGTCAAATTGGGCGAAGCCTGCACCATTGTCATTCGCGGTGCCACGCAACAGATTCTCGATGAAGCGGATCGTTCGCTGCACGATGCCCTCTGTGTGTTGGCTGCCACGGTCAAGGAGTCACGCATCATTTATGGTGGCGGCTGCTCCGAGGCTCTGATGGCCAATGCTGTGTTCAAAAAGGCCGCCGAGACTCCTGGCAAGGAAGCCATTGCCATTGAGGCCTTTGCAC GTGCTCTGTTGTCACTGCCTACGGCTATTGCTGATAATGCTGGTTTCGATTCGGCACAACTGGTCTCTGAACTGCGCGCTGGACATGCTCAGGGCAAGCATCAGTTGGGTTTCGATATGGAGAAGGGCAAGGTTGCCGATGTGCGCGAACTGGGCATCACTGAATCGTTTGCTGTGAAGCGTCAGGTGCTCATGTCTGCATCGGAGGCAGCCGAAATGATTCTGCGTGTCGATGATATTATCAAGTGTGCGCCGCGTCGTCGTGTTCCCGATAGGGGCTATTGTTAA
- the LOC117565347 gene encoding carboxypeptidase D isoform X2: protein MILRNTIVGQLLLLMLLYTTEYLCNAKTVSTEPLSMALPEPRAYLPDAQNLDFVYHDHEELTRFLRATSARYPNLTALYSIGKSIQGRDLWVMVVSSSPYEHMVGKPDVKYVGNIHGNEPVGREMLLHLIQYFVSSYNTDQYVKWLLDNTRIHILPTMNPDGYAVSKEGTCDGGQGRYNARGFDLNRNFPDYFKQNNKRGQPETDAVKDWISKIQFVLSGSLHGGALVASYPYDNTPNSRICRSSALCAMFQTYSAAPSLTPDDDVFKHLSLVYARNHAKMSRGVACKSATPAFENGITNGAAWYPLTGGMQDYNYVWYGCMEITLEISCCKFPPAYELKKYWEDNQLSLIKFLAEAHRGVQGFVFDPAGMPIERASIKIKGRDVGFQTTKYGEFWRILLPGYYKAEVFAEGYAPREVEFVIVEQHPTLLNVTLQASKRVEGVGAGGPSFYRPMQAPQHYRPGVPPYATAASNDNGILSTISNGLNSLYSNIFG from the exons ATGATACTGCGAAACACAATTGTtggccagctgctgttgctgatgttgctctACACAACGGAGTATCTGTGCAATGCCAAGACCGTATCCACGGAGCCACTTTCAATGGCATTGCCCGAACCACGAGCTTATCTACCCGATGCCCAAAATCTGGATTTCGTTTATCACGATCACGAGGAGCTCACTCGATTCTTGAG GGCCACAAGTGCTCGATATCCCAATCTAACAGCACTTTATTCGATTGGCAAATCGATACAAGGCCGTGATCTCTGGGTAATGGTCGTGAGTTCATCGCCGTATGAGCATATGGTTGGCAAACCCGATGTCAAATATGTGGGCAACATTCATGGCAACGAGCCGGTGGGTCGCGAGATGCTATTGCATCTCATTCAGTACTTTGTCAGCAGCTACAACACGGATCAGTATGTGAAATGGCTGTTGGAcaacacacgcatacacatcCTGCCTACCATGAATCCCGATGGCTATGCCGTATCGAAGGAAGGCACCTGTGACGGTGGTCAGGGGCG TTACAACGCGCGTGGATTTGATTTGAATCGCAATTTCCCGGATTACTTTAAGCAGAACAATAAACGCGGACAGCCGGAAACGGATGCGGTCAAGGATTGGATCTCCAAAATACAGTTTGTTCTGAGCGGCAGTCTGCATGGTGGCGCCTTAGTTGCCAGTTATCCGTACGACAACACGCCCAACTCCA GAATCTGCCGTTCGTCCGCGCTCTGTGCGA TGTTTCAAACCTATTCGGCAGCGCCGTCGCTGACACCCGACGACGATGTTTTCAAGCATTTATCCCTGGTCTATGCCCGCAATCACGCCAAGATGTCCCGTGGCGTTGCCTGCAAGTCGGCCACGCCAGCTTTTGAAAATGGCATTACGAATGGCGCTGCCTGGTATCCATTGACGGGTGGCATGCAGGATTACAATTATGTGTGGTACGGCTGCATGGAGATTACGTTGGAGATCTCGTGCTGCAAATTTCCACCAGCCTATGAGCTCAAAAAATACTGGGAAGACAATCAACTG TCTCTAATTAAATTCCTAGCAGAGGCGCATCGTGGCGTCCAAGGCTTTGTATTCGATCCGGCGGGCATGCCCATTGAGAGAGCTTCCATCAAGATTAAAGGACGTGATGTGGGCTTCCAGACGACCAAATACGGCGAGTTCTGGCGCATACTGCTACCGGGCTACTATAAGGCTGAG GTCTTTGCCGAGGGCTATGCGCCACGCGAGGTCGAGTTTGTCATTGTGGAACAGCATCCCACGCTGCTCAATGTCACATTACAAGCATCCAAG CGCGTTGAGGGAGTTGGCGCCGGAGGTCCATCGTTTTATCGACCCATGCAGGCACCACAGCATTATAGACCAGGTGTCCCGCCCTATGCAACAGCCGCCTCCAATGACAACGGCATCTTGTCCACTATCAGCAATGGACTAAACAGTTTGTACTCGAATATATTCGGTTGA
- the LOC117565347 gene encoding carboxypeptidase D isoform X5, with product MILRNTIVGQLLLLMLLYTTEYLCNAKTVSTEPLSMALPEPRAYLPDAQNLDFVYHDHEELTRFLRATSARYPNLTALYSIGKSIQGRDLWVMVVSSSPYEHMVGKPDVKYVGNIHGNEPVGREMLLHLIQYFVSSYNTDQYVKWLLDNTRIHILPTMNPDGYAVSKEGTCDGGQGRYNARGFDLNRNFPDYFKQNNKRGQPETDAVKDWISKIQFVLSGSLHGGALVASYPYDNTPNSRLLKGICRSSALCAMFQTYSAAPSLTPDDDVFKHLSLVYARNHAKMSRGVACKSATPAFENGITNGAAWYPLTGGMQDYNYVWYGCMEITLEISCCKFPPAYELKKYWEDNQLSLIKFLAEAHRGVQGFVFDPAGMPIERASIKIKGRDVGFQTTKYGEFWRILLPGYYKAEVFAEGYAPREVEFVIVEQHPTLLNVTLQASKYIIASTTTTTNAPKRSTTARNLRDQPTD from the exons ATGATACTGCGAAACACAATTGTtggccagctgctgttgctgatgttgctctACACAACGGAGTATCTGTGCAATGCCAAGACCGTATCCACGGAGCCACTTTCAATGGCATTGCCCGAACCACGAGCTTATCTACCCGATGCCCAAAATCTGGATTTCGTTTATCACGATCACGAGGAGCTCACTCGATTCTTGAG GGCCACAAGTGCTCGATATCCCAATCTAACAGCACTTTATTCGATTGGCAAATCGATACAAGGCCGTGATCTCTGGGTAATGGTCGTGAGTTCATCGCCGTATGAGCATATGGTTGGCAAACCCGATGTCAAATATGTGGGCAACATTCATGGCAACGAGCCGGTGGGTCGCGAGATGCTATTGCATCTCATTCAGTACTTTGTCAGCAGCTACAACACGGATCAGTATGTGAAATGGCTGTTGGAcaacacacgcatacacatcCTGCCTACCATGAATCCCGATGGCTATGCCGTATCGAAGGAAGGCACCTGTGACGGTGGTCAGGGGCG TTACAACGCGCGTGGATTTGATTTGAATCGCAATTTCCCGGATTACTTTAAGCAGAACAATAAACGCGGACAGCCGGAAACGGATGCGGTCAAGGATTGGATCTCCAAAATACAGTTTGTTCTGAGCGGCAGTCTGCATGGTGGCGCCTTAGTTGCCAGTTATCCGTACGACAACACGCCCAACTCCAG GCTGCTGAAAGGAATCTGCCGTTCGTCCGCGCTCTGTGCGA TGTTTCAAACCTATTCGGCAGCGCCGTCGCTGACACCCGACGACGATGTTTTCAAGCATTTATCCCTGGTCTATGCCCGCAATCACGCCAAGATGTCCCGTGGCGTTGCCTGCAAGTCGGCCACGCCAGCTTTTGAAAATGGCATTACGAATGGCGCTGCCTGGTATCCATTGACGGGTGGCATGCAGGATTACAATTATGTGTGGTACGGCTGCATGGAGATTACGTTGGAGATCTCGTGCTGCAAATTTCCACCAGCCTATGAGCTCAAAAAATACTGGGAAGACAATCAACTG TCTCTAATTAAATTCCTAGCAGAGGCGCATCGTGGCGTCCAAGGCTTTGTATTCGATCCGGCGGGCATGCCCATTGAGAGAGCTTCCATCAAGATTAAAGGACGTGATGTGGGCTTCCAGACGACCAAATACGGCGAGTTCTGGCGCATACTGCTACCGGGCTACTATAAGGCTGAG GTCTTTGCCGAGGGCTATGCGCCACGCGAGGTCGAGTTTGTCATTGTGGAACAGCATCCCACGCTGCTCAATGTCACATTACAAGCATCCAAG TATATAATCGCTTCCACCACGACAACTACGAACGCCCCAAAGCGCAGCACAACGGCGCGTAATCTGCGTGATCAGCCCACAGATTAG
- the LOC117565347 gene encoding carboxypeptidase D isoform X1: MILRNTIVGQLLLLMLLYTTEYLCNAKTVSTEPLSMALPEPRAYLPDAQNLDFVYHDHEELTRFLRATSARYPNLTALYSIGKSIQGRDLWVMVVSSSPYEHMVGKPDVKYVGNIHGNEPVGREMLLHLIQYFVSSYNTDQYVKWLLDNTRIHILPTMNPDGYAVSKEGTCDGGQGRYNARGFDLNRNFPDYFKQNNKRGQPETDAVKDWISKIQFVLSGSLHGGALVASYPYDNTPNSRLLKGICRSSALCAMFQTYSAAPSLTPDDDVFKHLSLVYARNHAKMSRGVACKSATPAFENGITNGAAWYPLTGGMQDYNYVWYGCMEITLEISCCKFPPAYELKKYWEDNQLSLIKFLAEAHRGVQGFVFDPAGMPIERASIKIKGRDVGFQTTKYGEFWRILLPGYYKAEVFAEGYAPREVEFVIVEQHPTLLNVTLQASKRVEGVGAGGPSFYRPMQAPQHYRPGVPPYATAASNDNGILSTISNGLNSLYSNIFG, from the exons ATGATACTGCGAAACACAATTGTtggccagctgctgttgctgatgttgctctACACAACGGAGTATCTGTGCAATGCCAAGACCGTATCCACGGAGCCACTTTCAATGGCATTGCCCGAACCACGAGCTTATCTACCCGATGCCCAAAATCTGGATTTCGTTTATCACGATCACGAGGAGCTCACTCGATTCTTGAG GGCCACAAGTGCTCGATATCCCAATCTAACAGCACTTTATTCGATTGGCAAATCGATACAAGGCCGTGATCTCTGGGTAATGGTCGTGAGTTCATCGCCGTATGAGCATATGGTTGGCAAACCCGATGTCAAATATGTGGGCAACATTCATGGCAACGAGCCGGTGGGTCGCGAGATGCTATTGCATCTCATTCAGTACTTTGTCAGCAGCTACAACACGGATCAGTATGTGAAATGGCTGTTGGAcaacacacgcatacacatcCTGCCTACCATGAATCCCGATGGCTATGCCGTATCGAAGGAAGGCACCTGTGACGGTGGTCAGGGGCG TTACAACGCGCGTGGATTTGATTTGAATCGCAATTTCCCGGATTACTTTAAGCAGAACAATAAACGCGGACAGCCGGAAACGGATGCGGTCAAGGATTGGATCTCCAAAATACAGTTTGTTCTGAGCGGCAGTCTGCATGGTGGCGCCTTAGTTGCCAGTTATCCGTACGACAACACGCCCAACTCCAG GCTGCTGAAAGGAATCTGCCGTTCGTCCGCGCTCTGTGCGA TGTTTCAAACCTATTCGGCAGCGCCGTCGCTGACACCCGACGACGATGTTTTCAAGCATTTATCCCTGGTCTATGCCCGCAATCACGCCAAGATGTCCCGTGGCGTTGCCTGCAAGTCGGCCACGCCAGCTTTTGAAAATGGCATTACGAATGGCGCTGCCTGGTATCCATTGACGGGTGGCATGCAGGATTACAATTATGTGTGGTACGGCTGCATGGAGATTACGTTGGAGATCTCGTGCTGCAAATTTCCACCAGCCTATGAGCTCAAAAAATACTGGGAAGACAATCAACTG TCTCTAATTAAATTCCTAGCAGAGGCGCATCGTGGCGTCCAAGGCTTTGTATTCGATCCGGCGGGCATGCCCATTGAGAGAGCTTCCATCAAGATTAAAGGACGTGATGTGGGCTTCCAGACGACCAAATACGGCGAGTTCTGGCGCATACTGCTACCGGGCTACTATAAGGCTGAG GTCTTTGCCGAGGGCTATGCGCCACGCGAGGTCGAGTTTGTCATTGTGGAACAGCATCCCACGCTGCTCAATGTCACATTACAAGCATCCAAG CGCGTTGAGGGAGTTGGCGCCGGAGGTCCATCGTTTTATCGACCCATGCAGGCACCACAGCATTATAGACCAGGTGTCCCGCCCTATGCAACAGCCGCCTCCAATGACAACGGCATCTTGTCCACTATCAGCAATGGACTAAACAGTTTGTACTCGAATATATTCGGTTGA
- the LOC117565347 gene encoding carboxypeptidase D isoform X6: protein MILRNTIVGQLLLLMLLYTTEYLCNAKTVSTEPLSMALPEPRAYLPDAQNLDFVYHDHEELTRFLRATSARYPNLTALYSIGKSIQGRDLWVMVVSSSPYEHMVGKPDVKYVGNIHGNEPVGREMLLHLIQYFVSSYNTDQYVKWLLDNTRIHILPTMNPDGYAVSKEGTCDGGQGRYNARGFDLNRNFPDYFKQNNKRGQPETDAVKDWISKIQFVLSGSLHGGALVASYPYDNTPNSMFQTYSAAPSLTPDDDVFKHLSLVYARNHAKMSRGVACKSATPAFENGITNGAAWYPLTGGMQDYNYVWYGCMEITLEISCCKFPPAYELKKYWEDNQLSLIKFLAEAHRGVQGFVFDPAGMPIERASIKIKGRDVGFQTTKYGEFWRILLPGYYKAEVFAEGYAPREVEFVIVEQHPTLLNVTLQASKYIIASTTTTTNAPKRSTTARNLRDQPTD, encoded by the exons ATGATACTGCGAAACACAATTGTtggccagctgctgttgctgatgttgctctACACAACGGAGTATCTGTGCAATGCCAAGACCGTATCCACGGAGCCACTTTCAATGGCATTGCCCGAACCACGAGCTTATCTACCCGATGCCCAAAATCTGGATTTCGTTTATCACGATCACGAGGAGCTCACTCGATTCTTGAG GGCCACAAGTGCTCGATATCCCAATCTAACAGCACTTTATTCGATTGGCAAATCGATACAAGGCCGTGATCTCTGGGTAATGGTCGTGAGTTCATCGCCGTATGAGCATATGGTTGGCAAACCCGATGTCAAATATGTGGGCAACATTCATGGCAACGAGCCGGTGGGTCGCGAGATGCTATTGCATCTCATTCAGTACTTTGTCAGCAGCTACAACACGGATCAGTATGTGAAATGGCTGTTGGAcaacacacgcatacacatcCTGCCTACCATGAATCCCGATGGCTATGCCGTATCGAAGGAAGGCACCTGTGACGGTGGTCAGGGGCG TTACAACGCGCGTGGATTTGATTTGAATCGCAATTTCCCGGATTACTTTAAGCAGAACAATAAACGCGGACAGCCGGAAACGGATGCGGTCAAGGATTGGATCTCCAAAATACAGTTTGTTCTGAGCGGCAGTCTGCATGGTGGCGCCTTAGTTGCCAGTTATCCGTACGACAACACGCCCAACTCCA TGTTTCAAACCTATTCGGCAGCGCCGTCGCTGACACCCGACGACGATGTTTTCAAGCATTTATCCCTGGTCTATGCCCGCAATCACGCCAAGATGTCCCGTGGCGTTGCCTGCAAGTCGGCCACGCCAGCTTTTGAAAATGGCATTACGAATGGCGCTGCCTGGTATCCATTGACGGGTGGCATGCAGGATTACAATTATGTGTGGTACGGCTGCATGGAGATTACGTTGGAGATCTCGTGCTGCAAATTTCCACCAGCCTATGAGCTCAAAAAATACTGGGAAGACAATCAACTG TCTCTAATTAAATTCCTAGCAGAGGCGCATCGTGGCGTCCAAGGCTTTGTATTCGATCCGGCGGGCATGCCCATTGAGAGAGCTTCCATCAAGATTAAAGGACGTGATGTGGGCTTCCAGACGACCAAATACGGCGAGTTCTGGCGCATACTGCTACCGGGCTACTATAAGGCTGAG GTCTTTGCCGAGGGCTATGCGCCACGCGAGGTCGAGTTTGTCATTGTGGAACAGCATCCCACGCTGCTCAATGTCACATTACAAGCATCCAAG TATATAATCGCTTCCACCACGACAACTACGAACGCCCCAAAGCGCAGCACAACGGCGCGTAATCTGCGTGATCAGCCCACAGATTAG